GCTCGAGGCGATCCGTCAGAGGATCATCAAGCTCTATGACGACTTCCTCAAGGCGGACTTTGGATTCGCCGAGGACCACATGCGCCTCGTGTTCTCCGGCGGCCGCGGCTACCACATCCACGTGTTCGACAAGCGGGTGTGGGCCCTCGGGAGCCATGAGCGCCGGGAGATCGTGGACTGGGTCACTGGGAAAGGCTACGATGTCAATTCCGCGTTCAAGGAAACGGCGTTCGACAGCCGGGAGTACCAAGGTCACAAGACCGTGAAGAAGATGGTTGTCAGTCCACCCACAGACGCTCCCGGTTGGGCCGGGAAGATCGCCCGCGGCATGCTGCAGCTGGCTCGAACGCTTGAACCGATGAAACCCGAGGAGGCAATCGCCTTTCTGGGCTCGTTCGAGGGAATCTCGGAGAATGCTGCGACCAATCTGTACTCCAATCTGTACAAGAAGCGAGGAACGCCTCCCCGTCAAGTTCGGGGCGTGGACCTATTGCTCAAGGGAGGACCCATTGAG
This genomic window from Thermoplasmata archaeon contains:
- the priS gene encoding DNA primase catalytic subunit PriS, which produces MVMVVAEADPAKEATAHWLRSQFRSYYASTKRILPDRFGRREFGFMFFNSTMVIRHEGFALEQELNDFLVSKAPAHAYYSSAYYEKPNAKTMEEKGWLGADLIFDLDADHLPNAKSMTYAEMLEAIRQRIIKLYDDFLKADFGFAEDHMRLVFSGGRGYHIHVFDKRVWALGSHERREIVDWVTGKGYDVNSAFKETAFDSREYQGHKTVKKMVVSPPTDAPGWAGKIARGMLQLARTLEPMKPEEAIAFLGSFEGISENAATNLYSNLYKKRGTPPRQVRGVDLLLKGGPIEVLTDANRDTLIGIVVQLQQVKLDQQAGVALDGIVQRGDTDEPVTTDIKR